A region from the Halobacillus mangrovi genome encodes:
- a CDS encoding CdaR family transcriptional regulator, whose product MQLLPELAEKIIREVRLVINEDLIVVDRNGFIIASTKEERVGDFHEIAYRVVQTKQKYYITEAEAVKVNRVKAGINLPMFFENSVIGVLGITGPPSEIEGFAELLRKMTELMIRETYYTEQKESESRGLEAYFYEWVFSKEVDQTFIHRGQLLGVSIGKPYLCILFQVRSVKEKQRVDAAMMDWFRNLLPKEANDVFIRWGEGRYLLLKHVNDDEPKQVIKEHLYRWKRYFKTNYDMNLCAGLSKSIITYELHRAYEEAEKALKVALSKQRIMMYEELVLDIVLEEISGDTKEEFTNRVLSGMQDKPELLHTLKVFLLQNQSLKDTASDMNIHINTLHYRLKQIKDLTTLDPRQSEGITLFYIALSFIGEDLHHSRSH is encoded by the coding sequence ATGCAGTTATTACCAGAACTTGCCGAGAAGATTATTCGAGAAGTCAGGTTAGTGATAAATGAAGATTTGATCGTTGTCGATCGAAATGGATTTATCATAGCTTCCACAAAAGAAGAACGCGTGGGAGATTTTCACGAAATTGCTTACAGAGTCGTTCAGACCAAGCAGAAATATTATATTACTGAAGCTGAGGCGGTGAAAGTTAACCGAGTTAAAGCTGGAATTAACTTGCCTATGTTTTTTGAAAACAGTGTCATAGGAGTTCTGGGGATTACGGGGCCTCCTTCTGAGATTGAAGGTTTCGCCGAACTCCTTCGTAAAATGACAGAACTTATGATTCGAGAGACGTATTATACAGAACAAAAGGAATCAGAAAGCAGGGGATTAGAAGCCTATTTCTATGAGTGGGTGTTTTCAAAGGAAGTGGATCAAACTTTCATACATAGAGGACAGCTCTTAGGGGTGTCCATCGGGAAGCCTTACCTGTGTATATTATTTCAAGTCCGCTCAGTGAAAGAAAAGCAGAGAGTGGATGCGGCCATGATGGATTGGTTTAGGAATCTTCTTCCTAAAGAAGCCAACGATGTGTTCATTCGCTGGGGAGAGGGGAGGTACCTTTTGCTTAAACATGTGAATGATGACGAGCCGAAACAGGTAATCAAAGAGCATTTGTATAGATGGAAAAGGTACTTCAAGACGAATTATGACATGAATCTTTGTGCTGGATTGAGTAAGTCCATCATCACTTACGAATTGCACCGTGCTTACGAAGAAGCTGAAAAGGCATTAAAGGTTGCCTTAAGCAAGCAACGCATCATGATGTATGAGGAACTTGTATTGGATATTGTGCTAGAAGAAATCAGCGGAGATACGAAAGAGGAATTTACGAATCGTGTACTATCAGGCATGCAAGATAAACCTGAATTATTGCATACGTTAAAGGTGTTTTTACTTCAAAATCAATCGCTTAAAGATACAGCAAGCGATATGAATATCCATATCAATACCCTTCATTATCGGCTTAAGCAAATCAAGGATCTTACTACGCTGGACCCCCGGCAGTCAGAAGGGATTACTTTGTTTTATATCGCTTTGAGCTTTATTGGAGAAGATCTGCATCACTCTCGTTCTCATTGA